One window from the genome of Vibrio vulnificus NBRC 15645 = ATCC 27562 encodes:
- a CDS encoding HlyC/CorC family transporter, giving the protein MDDISTGILFALLACLIVISGYFSGSETGMMSLNRYRLKHLANSGHKGAKRVEKLLSRPDRLIGLILIGNNLVNILASAIATILGMRLYGDLGVAIATGALTLVVLVFAEVTPKTVAALYPERVSYASSILLVVLMKLLSPLVMLVNFITNGFIRLLGLKAQHNGEDNLSSEELRTVVNEAGSLIPQRHQDMLVSILDLEHVTVNDIMVPRNEITGIDINDDWKSIVRQLAHSPHGRIVLYRDKVDEAVGMLRLREAYRLMLEKNEFNKETLLRAADEVYFIPESTPLNVQLLKFQRNKQRIGLIVDEYGDIIGLVTLEDILEEIVGEFTTSIAPSFSDDITPQSDGSFLIEGSTNIRDINKGLKWKLPTDGPRTLNGLILEHLEHIPENHLSIKIEGHAMEIVQLEGNRIKSVKVFPKRKRKTA; this is encoded by the coding sequence TTGGACGACATATCTACGGGTATCTTATTTGCGCTACTCGCGTGTCTTATCGTCATTTCAGGCTATTTCTCTGGTTCAGAGACGGGGATGATGTCACTGAATCGATATCGCTTAAAGCACCTCGCCAATTCAGGTCACAAAGGGGCTAAGCGTGTCGAAAAGTTACTGAGCCGCCCAGACCGATTAATTGGTTTGATTCTTATCGGTAACAACCTTGTCAATATCCTTGCCTCCGCCATCGCGACCATTCTCGGCATGCGCCTTTATGGTGATTTGGGTGTTGCGATTGCAACCGGTGCCCTTACCTTAGTCGTTTTGGTTTTTGCAGAAGTCACCCCTAAAACCGTGGCTGCACTCTATCCTGAACGGGTTTCATACGCGAGCAGCATTTTGCTGGTGGTTTTGATGAAACTGCTGTCGCCTTTGGTGATGTTGGTAAATTTTATTACCAATGGTTTTATTCGCTTACTTGGTTTAAAAGCACAACACAACGGTGAAGATAATCTGAGCTCTGAAGAGTTGCGTACAGTGGTGAACGAAGCGGGCAGCCTGATCCCCCAGCGACATCAAGATATGCTGGTCTCCATTTTGGATCTGGAACACGTCACTGTGAATGACATCATGGTTCCACGCAATGAGATAACGGGTATCGATATCAATGACGATTGGAAATCAATCGTACGTCAATTGGCACACTCCCCACATGGCCGTATTGTCCTCTATCGTGACAAAGTTGATGAAGCGGTAGGTATGTTGCGATTGCGCGAAGCGTATCGTTTGATGTTGGAGAAAAATGAGTTCAACAAGGAAACCTTGTTGCGTGCTGCTGATGAAGTCTATTTCATTCCAGAAAGCACCCCACTTAATGTTCAGTTACTGAAGTTCCAACGCAACAAACAGCGCATCGGCCTGATTGTCGATGAATATGGCGATATTATCGGTCTGGTGACACTGGAAGACATTCTAGAAGAGATTGTGGGTGAATTTACCACCTCGATTGCACCGAGTTTCTCCGATGATATAACACCTCAAAGCGATGGAAGTTTTCTCATTGAGGGCAGTACCAACATCCGTGATATCAATAAAGGTTTGAAATGGAAACTTCCCACCGATGGCCCAAGAACCTTGAACGGCTTGATTTTGGAACACTTAGAGCATATTCCTGAAAACCACTTGAGCATCAAGATCGAAGGACATGCGATGGAGATTGTGCAACTGGAAGGAAACCGAATTAAGTCGGTAAAAGTGTTTCCTAAACGCAAACGCAAAACAGCCTAA
- a CDS encoding cytochrome C assembly family protein has product MDSIIAIGATILYGLAIATIVPGLAHQTGIKAKTVLISASLALVFHAWLLSDLIFEGYGQNLSILNVASLISFIISLVMSAAMLKNRLWFLLPVVYSFAAINLSAATFLPSTFIKHLENDPKLLIHISLALFSYATLTIGALYALQLAWLDHKLKAKKSLVINPNLPPLLMVERQLFKIIMIGNLLLTATLATGFVFVHDMFAEGKAHKAVLSFIAWLVYSTLLWGHYQKGWRGKKVTWFAVAGATLLTLAYFGSRFVKEIILS; this is encoded by the coding sequence ATGGACAGCATAATTGCCATTGGTGCCACGATTCTCTACGGATTAGCCATCGCCACGATCGTTCCGGGACTTGCACACCAAACGGGGATAAAGGCCAAAACCGTTTTAATTAGTGCCTCTTTGGCGCTGGTCTTTCACGCGTGGCTATTGAGCGATCTCATTTTTGAAGGGTATGGTCAAAATCTCAGTATTTTAAATGTCGCGTCGTTGATCAGCTTCATCATCTCCTTGGTGATGAGTGCCGCGATGCTCAAAAACCGTTTATGGTTCTTACTGCCTGTCGTCTATAGCTTTGCCGCCATTAATCTCTCTGCTGCAACGTTTTTACCCAGCACTTTCATTAAGCATTTAGAGAATGACCCTAAGCTGTTAATCCATATTTCCTTGGCACTGTTTTCTTATGCCACTTTGACCATTGGCGCACTATACGCACTTCAATTGGCTTGGCTAGACCATAAACTGAAAGCAAAAAAATCATTAGTCATCAATCCAAACCTACCGCCACTTTTAATGGTGGAAAGACAGCTGTTTAAAATCATTATGATCGGCAATCTACTGTTAACGGCAACGTTGGCAACTGGGTTTGTTTTTGTTCACGATATGTTTGCGGAAGGAAAAGCGCATAAAGCGGTGCTGTCTTTTATTGCTTGGTTGGTTTACTCCACCTTGCTGTGGGGGCATTATCAAAAAGGCTGGCGCGGAAAAAAAGTGACCTGGTTTGCTGTTGCAGGGGCAACTTTATTGACCCTGGCCTATTTTGGTAGCCGCTTTGTAAAAGAGATCATACTGAGCTAA
- the ffh gene encoding signal recognition particle protein, whose protein sequence is MFENLTDRLSKTLKNISGKGRLTEDNIKDTLREVRMALLEADVALPVVREFVARVKEKAVGVEVSKSLTPGQEFIKIVQGELEAVMGESNEALNLAAQPPAVILMAGLQGAGKTTSVGKLSKLLKERDKKKVLVVSADVYRPAAIKQLETLASDIGVDFFPSSADQKPIDIANAAIDHAKKKFFDVLIVDTAGRLAIDEAMMGEIQQLHSAINPVETLFVVDAMTGQDAANTAKAFGDALPLTGVILTKVDGDARGGAALSVRHITGKPIKFLGVGEKTDALEPFHPDRVASRILGMGDVLSLIEDLQRNVDTEKAQKLAQKFKEKKGFDLEDFREQLGQMQNMGGMMGMLDKLPGMSQLPSDIKDKVDDKMFKQMEAIINSMTMKERQNPDLIKGSRKKRIAAGSGTQVQDVNRLLKQFTQMQKMMKKMQKGGIKGMMRNMQGMMGGMGGGFNPFGR, encoded by the coding sequence ATGTTTGAGAATTTAACGGATCGATTATCCAAAACGCTGAAGAATATCAGTGGCAAAGGTCGTCTGACAGAAGACAATATCAAAGATACCCTGCGTGAAGTAAGAATGGCACTGCTTGAGGCCGATGTTGCCTTACCTGTGGTGCGTGAATTTGTCGCTCGCGTAAAAGAAAAAGCCGTTGGTGTGGAAGTGTCGAAATCACTGACACCCGGTCAAGAGTTCATTAAGATCGTTCAAGGTGAACTTGAAGCGGTCATGGGTGAATCGAATGAAGCGCTGAACTTAGCGGCGCAACCGCCAGCGGTTATTTTGATGGCGGGTCTACAAGGTGCGGGTAAAACCACCTCAGTCGGTAAACTATCGAAGCTGCTAAAAGAGCGCGATAAGAAGAAAGTGTTGGTTGTATCTGCCGACGTTTATCGTCCAGCGGCAATCAAACAGTTAGAAACATTGGCGAGCGACATTGGTGTCGACTTCTTCCCTTCATCTGCTGACCAAAAGCCGATTGATATCGCCAATGCCGCTATCGACCACGCGAAGAAAAAATTCTTTGATGTTTTGATCGTCGATACCGCAGGTCGCTTAGCGATTGATGAAGCGATGATGGGCGAGATTCAACAACTTCATAGTGCAATTAACCCAGTGGAAACGCTGTTTGTTGTTGATGCCATGACGGGTCAAGATGCCGCCAATACCGCCAAAGCTTTTGGTGACGCTCTGCCACTGACGGGTGTCATTCTGACCAAAGTGGATGGCGATGCGCGTGGTGGTGCTGCGCTGTCGGTACGCCATATCACAGGTAAGCCAATCAAATTCTTAGGTGTGGGTGAAAAGACCGACGCACTTGAGCCATTCCATCCCGATCGTGTCGCTTCACGTATTCTGGGTATGGGTGACGTACTGTCGCTGATTGAAGATCTGCAACGCAACGTTGATACCGAAAAAGCGCAGAAACTGGCGCAAAAGTTCAAAGAGAAAAAAGGCTTTGATCTTGAAGATTTCCGTGAACAACTTGGTCAGATGCAGAACATGGGGGGCATGATGGGTATGCTGGATAAGCTACCTGGTATGTCTCAATTGCCATCGGACATCAAAGATAAAGTCGACGACAAGATGTTCAAGCAGATGGAAGCGATCATCAACTCCATGACGATGAAAGAGCGCCAAAACCCAGATTTGATTAAAGGTTCACGTAAAAAGCGTATTGCTGCCGGCTCTGGCACCCAAGTACAAGATGTGAATCGCCTATTGAAGCAGTTTACCCAAATGCAAAAGATGATGAAGAAAATGCAGAAGGGTGGCATCAAAGGCATGATGCGCAATATGCAAGGCATGATGGGTGGTATGGGCGGTGGATTCAATCCATTCGGCCGATAA
- the rpsP gene encoding 30S ribosomal protein S16, whose protein sequence is MVTIRLARHGAKKRPFYQIVVADSRNVATGRFIEKVGFFNPTAQGQEEGLRIDLDRVNHWVGQGASLSDRVAKLVKDAQKAA, encoded by the coding sequence ATGGTAACCATTCGTTTGGCACGTCACGGCGCTAAAAAGCGTCCATTTTATCAAATCGTAGTAGCGGACAGCCGCAATGTTGCAACTGGCCGTTTCATCGAGAAAGTTGGTTTCTTTAACCCAACTGCACAAGGTCAAGAAGAAGGTCTACGTATCGACCTAGATCGCGTTAACCACTGGGTTGGTCAAGGCGCATCTCTATCTGACCGTGTTGCTAAGCTAGTTAAAGACGCTCAAAAAGCGGCTTAA
- the rimM gene encoding ribosome maturation factor RimM (Essential for efficient processing of 16S rRNA) — MSMKGIETMSDERIVVGKFGSTYGIRGWLKVFSYTDNAESLFDYSPWYVNQKGEWVEFKVESWKRHNKGMVAKLEGLDVREDAHLLTNLEIAIDPAVLPELSEDEFYWRELFGMQVVTTNGYDLGVVTDMLETGSNDVLVVKANLKDAFGQKERLIPFLEEQVIIKVDREAQRIEVDWDPGF, encoded by the coding sequence ATGTCGATGAAAGGTATAGAAACAATGAGTGATGAACGTATTGTTGTTGGTAAATTTGGTTCTACTTACGGCATTCGTGGTTGGCTCAAAGTTTTTTCCTACACAGACAATGCCGAAAGCCTATTTGATTACAGCCCTTGGTACGTTAACCAAAAAGGCGAGTGGGTCGAGTTCAAGGTGGAAAGCTGGAAGCGCCATAACAAAGGTATGGTGGCTAAGCTGGAAGGTCTAGATGTTCGCGAAGACGCGCATCTCCTGACTAACCTTGAGATCGCTATTGACCCTGCTGTACTACCTGAATTGTCAGAAGATGAATTCTACTGGCGAGAATTGTTTGGAATGCAAGTGGTAACCACCAATGGTTACGATCTGGGTGTCGTTACTGACATGCTAGAAACGGGCTCAAACGATGTTCTCGTAGTAAAAGCAAATCTAAAAGATGCTTTTGGGCAAAAGGAACGTTTAATTCCGTTCCTTGAAGAGCAAGTGATCATCAAAGTTGATCGCGAAGCTCAACGGATCGAAGTTGACTGGGATCCTGGATTCTAA
- the trmD gene encoding tRNA (guanosine(37)-N1)-methyltransferase TrmD gives MWVGVISLFPEMFRSVTDFGVTGQAVKKGLLSIETWNPRDFTHDKHRTVDDRPYGGGPGMLMMVQPLRDAIHAAKQASPGKTKVIYLSPQGRKLDQQGVEELATNENLLLICGRYEGVDERIIQSEVDEEWSIGDFVMTGGEIPAMTLIDSVSRFVPGVLGDFASAEEDSFANGLLDCPHYTRPEVLDGKEVPEVLMSGNHKEIRRWRLKQSLGRTWQRRPELLENLALTDEQEQLLAEFIQETHYKRK, from the coding sequence ATGTGGGTTGGCGTAATTAGCCTTTTTCCTGAAATGTTCCGTTCTGTTACTGATTTTGGAGTAACAGGTCAAGCGGTTAAAAAAGGTCTTTTATCGATTGAGACTTGGAATCCTCGCGATTTCACTCACGATAAACATCGCACAGTTGATGACCGACCTTATGGTGGTGGCCCTGGTATGTTAATGATGGTTCAGCCTTTGCGCGATGCCATTCATGCAGCCAAACAAGCCTCACCAGGTAAGACGAAAGTCATTTACCTTTCTCCTCAAGGTCGTAAGCTCGACCAACAAGGAGTGGAAGAATTGGCAACCAATGAGAACTTGCTTCTGATTTGTGGCCGATACGAAGGGGTAGATGAGCGCATCATTCAATCTGAAGTTGACGAAGAATGGTCAATCGGAGATTTTGTGATGACGGGTGGTGAAATACCAGCCATGACGTTGATTGATTCTGTCTCACGGTTTGTTCCGGGAGTATTAGGGGATTTTGCGTCGGCAGAAGAAGATTCTTTTGCTAATGGCTTGTTAGATTGCCCTCACTATACGCGTCCGGAAGTGTTGGATGGCAAAGAAGTACCTGAGGTACTGATGTCCGGCAACCATAAGGAAATTCGTCGTTGGCGACTGAAACAGTCGTTAGGCCGCACCTGGCAAAGAAGACCAGAGCTCCTGGAAAACCTAGCTCTGACTGACGAACAGGAACAATTACTTGCTGAGTTCATTCAAGAAACTCACTATAAGCGCAAGTAA
- the rplS gene encoding 50S ribosomal protein L19: MSNIIKALEQEQMKQDLPKFAPGDTVVVQVKVKEGNRERLQAYEGVVIAIRNRGLHSAFTVRKISNGEGVERTFQTHSPVVDSIEVKRRGAVRRAKLYYLRERSGKSARIKEKLAKK; the protein is encoded by the coding sequence ATGAGTAACATCATCAAAGCTCTTGAGCAAGAGCAAATGAAACAAGACCTACCTAAATTTGCACCAGGTGACACTGTTGTTGTTCAGGTTAAGGTAAAAGAAGGTAACCGTGAGCGTCTACAGGCGTACGAAGGCGTTGTAATCGCTATTCGTAACCGTGGTCTACACTCTGCATTCACTGTTCGTAAGATCTCTAACGGTGAAGGTGTTGAGCGTACGTTCCAAACTCACTCTCCAGTTGTTGATAGCATCGAAGTTAAACGCCGTGGTGCAGTACGTCGTGCCAAGTTGTACTACCTACGTGAGCGTTCTGGTAAGTCAGCTCGTATCAAAGAGAAACTTGCTAAGAAGTAA
- the yacG gene encoding DNA gyrase inhibitor YacG: MTKITIVKCPQCGTDVEWGEQSPHRPFCSKKCQMIDFGEWADEENAIPGAPDMSDSDGWSEEQY, encoded by the coding sequence ATGACAAAAATAACCATAGTTAAATGCCCTCAATGTGGCACCGACGTGGAATGGGGAGAGCAAAGCCCTCATCGCCCTTTCTGCAGTAAAAAATGCCAAATGATCGACTTTGGCGAATGGGCCGATGAAGAAAATGCCATACCGGGTGCGCCAGATATGTCTGACAGTGACGGTTGGTCTGAAGAGCAGTATTAA
- the zapD gene encoding cell division protein ZapD, translating into MTTHNFEHPLNEKTRIYLRVESLLRQAHTAASFSEPHQHQLFFRSIFDLIEIFEQIQLKSELAKDIEKQRLLYRSWLNVEGVDQATLRSLLDEADRTHAALMQAPRFGQSLKEDRFLSSIRQRFSLPGGSCCFDLPALHYWLNLPLERKIEDARQWLDSLKPLSDALNLWLKLAREAGHFRSQTALNGFFQSDAEEANILRLHIPMEYGVYPMISGHKNRFAIKFINFETGQACSQDVHFELAVCS; encoded by the coding sequence ATGACCACGCATAACTTCGAACATCCACTCAATGAAAAGACTCGCATTTATCTGAGAGTCGAATCACTGCTTAGACAGGCACATACTGCCGCCTCATTTTCAGAGCCGCACCAGCATCAACTCTTTTTTCGTTCTATCTTCGATCTCATCGAAATTTTTGAACAAATTCAGTTAAAGAGCGAACTGGCGAAAGACATTGAGAAACAGCGTCTACTCTATCGCAGTTGGTTAAATGTCGAAGGGGTTGATCAAGCGACACTGCGCTCATTACTTGATGAGGCCGATCGTACCCACGCCGCTCTTATGCAGGCACCGCGTTTTGGCCAATCATTAAAGGAAGATCGCTTCCTTAGTTCAATTCGTCAGCGATTTAGTCTTCCTGGTGGCTCTTGCTGTTTTGATCTTCCAGCTCTGCATTATTGGTTGAATTTGCCCCTTGAGAGAAAGATCGAAGATGCACGACAGTGGTTGGATAGCCTTAAACCACTCTCCGACGCATTAAACTTGTGGCTAAAACTGGCCCGAGAAGCGGGTCATTTCAGATCTCAAACCGCACTCAATGGATTTTTCCAAAGCGACGCAGAAGAAGCGAATATTCTTCGCCTGCATATTCCCATGGAGTATGGTGTATATCCGATGATTTCTGGACACAAAAACCGCTTTGCGATCAAATTCATCAACTTTGAAACTGGGCAAGCCTGCAGCCAAGATGTTCATTTTGAACTGGCAGTATGCAGTTAA
- the coaE gene encoding dephospho-CoA kinase (Dephospho-CoA kinase (CoaE) performs the final step in coenzyme A biosynthesis.) produces MALVIGLTGGIASGKTTVANLFQQHFAIDIVDADIVARQVVAPGSAGLTAIVDHFGVDILTHEGELDRGKLRQRIFAHSEEKQWLNALLHPMIRRKMIEDLAQVSSPYALLVVPLLVENQLQTLCDRVLVVDVEEKTQLQRTMDRDGVDEQQVRAILKAQASRHERLALADDVIKNESKDQDLLQQITDLHQKYLAMSKQNR; encoded by the coding sequence ATGGCTTTAGTGATTGGATTGACCGGTGGTATCGCCAGCGGAAAAACGACGGTGGCCAATCTTTTTCAACAACACTTTGCCATCGATATCGTCGACGCAGATATTGTTGCTCGTCAGGTTGTCGCCCCTGGAAGTGCGGGACTGACTGCGATTGTTGACCATTTCGGTGTTGATATTCTGACTCATGAAGGCGAACTCGATCGTGGGAAACTTCGTCAGCGTATCTTTGCCCATAGCGAAGAAAAGCAATGGCTCAATGCGCTACTGCACCCTATGATCCGTCGAAAAATGATCGAGGATCTGGCGCAGGTCTCCTCCCCTTATGCTTTACTCGTTGTACCGCTGTTGGTAGAAAACCAATTACAGACTCTGTGCGACCGCGTTTTGGTCGTGGATGTTGAAGAAAAAACACAATTACAGCGAACCATGGATCGTGACGGTGTTGATGAACAACAAGTTCGTGCCATACTCAAGGCTCAGGCAAGCAGACACGAACGTCTCGCCTTGGCAGACGATGTGATTAAAAATGAGTCAAAAGACCAAGATCTTTTGCAGCAAATCACAGATTTACACCAAAAGTACCTAGCCATGAGCAAGCAAAATCGGTGA
- a CDS encoding prepilin peptidase has product MDALQYYPWLYIGLASLFGLLVGSFLNVVIYRLPKIMELEWRQECAESFPEYKISPPTETLTLSTPRSSCPSCHTPIRVRDNIPVFSWLALRGKCHHCQTKISARYPFVEALSAFLCGLIAWKFGYAPITVALIGFTLVLIAATFIDLDTMLLPDQLTLPLTWAGIALALLEISPVSLQDSVIGAMAGYLCLWSVYHLFRLLTGKEGMGYGDFKLLAALGAWLGWQYLPMIILLSSIVGLIFGLIQLRLQKQGIEMAFPFGPYLAIAGWVALMWGDSLMSWYLNYLIGA; this is encoded by the coding sequence ATGGACGCGTTACAGTACTACCCTTGGCTTTATATTGGTTTAGCTTCCCTGTTTGGCTTACTGGTAGGCAGCTTTCTTAACGTCGTCATCTACCGCCTACCAAAAATAATGGAACTGGAGTGGCGCCAAGAGTGTGCAGAGTCCTTTCCTGAATACAAAATATCACCGCCGACAGAAACCCTAACATTAAGCACGCCGCGTTCAAGTTGTCCTTCGTGCCATACCCCAATACGAGTTCGAGATAATATTCCTGTCTTTAGTTGGCTAGCTCTAAGAGGAAAATGTCACCATTGCCAGACGAAAATCAGTGCTCGCTATCCTTTTGTTGAAGCACTGAGCGCCTTTTTGTGCGGCCTAATCGCTTGGAAGTTCGGTTATGCACCAATTACCGTAGCACTGATTGGGTTTACTTTGGTGTTAATCGCCGCTACCTTCATCGACTTAGATACCATGCTACTGCCTGATCAGCTGACACTGCCGCTGACGTGGGCAGGCATTGCGCTAGCGTTACTTGAGATAAGCCCAGTATCTCTGCAAGATTCAGTGATCGGTGCGATGGCGGGCTATCTCTGCCTTTGGAGCGTTTATCACCTTTTCCGCTTGCTGACAGGAAAAGAAGGCATGGGTTACGGAGACTTTAAATTGCTTGCGGCACTTGGAGCTTGGCTCGGCTGGCAATATCTACCGATGATCATCTTACTCTCTTCGATTGTCGGGTTGATCTTTGGTCTCATTCAACTCAGATTGCAAAAACAAGGCATTGAGATGGCCTTTCCATTTGGGCCTTATTTGGCCATTGCTGGTTGGGTCGCCTTGATGTGGGGAGATAGCTTGATGTCTTGGTATCTCAATTATCTTATAGGGGCATGA
- a CDS encoding type II secretion system F family protein, with product MKLKTHSQIKNYQWKGINGAGKKVSGNTLALTELEVRDKLKMQHIQIKKIKKSSVSVFTRLSHKVKGKDITLLTRQLATMLTTGVPILQSLKLVADNHRKAEMKSILASVSKAVEAGTPLSKALRSASPQFDGIYVDLVATGEQSGNLDQVFERLAFYREKNEQLRAKVVKALIYPCMVVLVALGVSYLMLTKVIPEFRKMFTGFGAELPWFTQKVLDLSDFVQAYSSWFFITLFSAIYLLRGLSKKSPAFRLKMSRLSLKIPVIGGVLSKAAIAKFSRTLATSFSAGIPILTSLKTTSKTAGNLHYQYAIEDVYRDTAAGMPMYIAMRNSLAFPELVLQMVMIGEESGQMDDMLNKIATIYEFEVDNTVDNLGKILEPLIIVFLGVVVGGLVAAMYLPIFNLMSVMG from the coding sequence ATGAAGCTTAAAACCCATTCACAAATCAAAAACTATCAATGGAAAGGGATTAACGGAGCCGGAAAAAAAGTCTCCGGCAACACGCTCGCGCTTACCGAGCTTGAGGTGCGTGATAAGCTGAAAATGCAGCATATCCAGATCAAAAAGATCAAGAAATCCAGTGTGTCAGTCTTCACAAGGTTAAGCCATAAAGTCAAAGGTAAAGACATCACACTGCTTACCCGCCAACTCGCCACCATGCTGACCACTGGTGTTCCTATTCTACAATCGCTCAAATTGGTTGCCGACAACCATCGCAAAGCTGAGATGAAATCAATCTTAGCCAGTGTGAGCAAAGCCGTTGAAGCAGGCACGCCGTTATCCAAAGCGCTTCGCAGTGCCAGCCCACAATTCGATGGCATTTATGTTGACTTAGTCGCCACTGGTGAACAATCGGGTAATCTTGATCAAGTTTTTGAACGCCTCGCTTTTTATCGGGAAAAAAACGAGCAGTTGCGAGCAAAAGTGGTCAAGGCATTGATTTATCCCTGCATGGTCGTGCTGGTCGCGTTGGGGGTCTCTTATTTAATGCTGACCAAGGTTATTCCCGAGTTTCGCAAAATGTTCACCGGATTCGGCGCAGAACTACCTTGGTTTACGCAAAAAGTCTTAGACCTGTCTGATTTTGTGCAAGCCTACAGTAGTTGGTTTTTCATTACGTTGTTCAGCGCCATCTATTTACTTCGCGGTCTAAGCAAAAAATCACCCGCATTTCGCTTAAAAATGTCACGCTTGAGTTTAAAGATCCCTGTGATTGGAGGAGTCTTATCCAAAGCAGCGATTGCCAAATTTAGCCGCACATTAGCCACCAGTTTCAGTGCGGGTATCCCGATCCTCACCAGTTTAAAAACCACCAGTAAAACCGCTGGCAATCTGCATTACCAATATGCGATTGAAGATGTTTATCGTGACACCGCAGCCGGAATGCCAATGTACATCGCCATGCGTAACAGCCTTGCTTTCCCAGAATTGGTACTGCAAATGGTGATGATTGGTGAAGAATCTGGCCAAATGGACGATATGCTCAACAAAATTGCCACCATCTATGAGTTTGAGGTGGATAACACCGTCGACAACCTCGGTAAGATTCTCGAGCCGTTGATCATCGTCTTTCTAGGCGTTGTCGTCGGCGGATTGGTCGCCGCCATGTACCTGCCGATCTTTAACTTAATGAGTGTTATGGGATAA